One part of the Vitis riparia cultivar Riparia Gloire de Montpellier isolate 1030 chromosome 6, EGFV_Vit.rip_1.0, whole genome shotgun sequence genome encodes these proteins:
- the LOC117915846 gene encoding protein NRT1/ PTR FAMILY 2.7 — protein sequence MAAADLQNPDCTAQPSFSGDRESQISDSGSTKGGWITFLFIAGALTGLTLAAGGWGANLIVYLIEEFSVKRIDAAQISNVVSGSTSLFPIVGAIAADCFFGSFSIIALCSCISLLGVVLLALTTLDFLRPQQCEYGSTLCKNPSKIQFAVLYSGITLAVIGLGGTRFTLATMGADQFDKPKHQATFFNWYFFVFYVSAVISNTAIVYVEDNVSWTWGFGLTVVCNLIGLVIFLLGSRFYRHVKPQGSPFVDLARVFVAALRKRKVLISLNSDDYYYCHKHQGSVKMVTATTPTKSFRFLNRAALKTEGDIRADGLIAKPWRLCTVQQVEDLKTLIRIFPLWCTSIFLGTPIGIQSSLTVLQALTMDRHLGPHFKIPAGSILVIAFISAAISLTLIDRILCPLWKKLTNHSPTPLQRIGLGHILNALSMAVSALVESRRLRIAHAHHLQNQPAGPITPMLALWLFPQLALLGIGEAFHFPGQVSLYYQEFPTSLRSTSTAMISLLIAIAFYLSTAVIDLIRRTTKWLPDDLNNGRLDNVYWLLTVLGMLNFFGYLVCATMYKYKNTDEGHGTSNGSDQ from the exons ATGGCAGCCGCAGACCTGCAAAATCCCGATTGCACCGCCCAACCTTCATTCTCCGGCGACCGTGAGTCTCAAATTTCAGATTCCGGCAGCACAAAAGGCGGCTGGATCACCTTCCTCTTCATCGCAG GTGCCCTGACGGGCTTGACACTGGCGGCCGGCGGATGGGGGGCGAACCTGATCGTGTATCTGATAGAAGAGTTCAGCGTTAAGAGAATCGACGCCGCTCAGATTTCCAACGTGGTTAGCGGTTCCACTAGCCTGTTTCCGATCGTCGGAGCTATCGCTGCTGACTGTTTCTTTGGAAGCTTCTCCATCATTGCTCTCTGTTCGTGTATCTCTTTGCTG GGGGTGGTACTTTTAGCCCTAACCACACTAGATTTCTTGAGGCCTCAACAGTGTGAATATGGATCTACCCTCTGCAAAAACCCATCAAAAATTCAATTCGCAGTCCTATACTCGGGTATAACACTGGCCGTAATAGGTCTGGGGGGTACCCGATTCACTCTAGCGACCATGGGAGCAGATCAATTCGATAAACCCAAACATCAAGCCACTTTCTTCAACTGGTACTTCTTCGTTTTCTACGTTTCTGCTGTAATAAGTAACACAGCCATTGTGTATGTTGAAGATAACGTGAGTTGGACATGGGGTTTTGGCCTAACCGTTGTGTGTAACCTCATTGGCTTAGTCATTTTCTTATTGGGAAGTCGATTCTACCGCCATGTTAAGCCTCAAGGGAGCCCGTTTGTGGATTTGGCTCGGGTTTTTGTGGCCGCCTTGCGGAAAAGGAAGGTTCTGATCTCTTTGAATAGcgatgattattattattgccaTAAGCATCAAGGATCTGTGAAGATGGTGACTGCCACTACACCTACAAAGAGTTTTAG GTTCCTGAATCGAGCAGCACTGAAAACTGAAGGAGACATTAGAGCAGATGGCTTAATCGCAAAACCATGGAGGTTATGTACAGTCCAACAAGTAGAAGACCTCAAAACCCTAATCAGAATCTTTCCACTTTGGTGCACTAGTATATTCTTAGGCACCCCAATAGGAATCCAAAGCAGCCTAACAGTCCTCCAAGCCCTAACCATGGACCGTCACCTTGGCCCTCATTTCAAAATCCCAGCAGGCTCCATCCTTGTCATCGCATTCATCTCTGCTGCCATCTCTCTCACCCTCATCGATCGCATCCTATGTCCATTATGGAAGAAACTCACCAATCATTCTCCAACGCCCCTCCAAAGGATCGGCCTCGGCCACATTCTCAATGCCCTTAGCATGGCGGTCTCCGCCCTGGTCGAGTCGAGGAGGCTTCGAATAGCTCACGCCCACCACCTCCAGAACCAGCCTGCAGGCCCCATAACACCCATGCTTGCTCTATGGTTGTTTCCACAGCTTGCTTTATTGGGCATTGGCGAAGCCTTTCATTTTCCGGGACAAGTTTCGCTCTACTACCAGGAGTTTCCCACTTCCTTGCGAAGCACTTCCACTGCAATGATTTCACTGCTTATTGCCATAGCATTCTATCTGAGCACTGCGGTGATCGATCTTATTCGAAGAACCACCAAGTGGTTGCCAGACGATTTAAATAATGGGAGGCTCGATAACGTGTATTGGTTGCTGACAGTGCTCGGAATGCTCAACTTTTTTGGCTACTTAGTGTGCGCTACAATGTACAAGTACAAGAATACTGATGAGGGTCATGGAACAAGTAATGGGTCCGATCAGTGA
- the LOC117916611 gene encoding mitogen-activated protein kinase 3, with translation MADNTRNSTGGQLSDFPAVPTHGGLFFQHNIFGNLFEITAKYRPPIMPIGRGAYGIVCSVLNSETNEMVAIKKIANAFDNHMDAKRTLREIKLLRHLDHENVIGIRDVVPPPLRREFSDVYIATELMDTDLHQIIRSNQGLSEEHCQYFLYQILRGLKYIHSANVIHRDLKPSNLLLNANCDLKICDFGLARPTAENEFMTEYVVTRWYRAPELLLNSSDYTAAIDVWSVGCIFMELMNRRPLFAGKDHVHQMRLLTELLGTPTESDLGFVRNDDARRYIMQLPQHPRQPLVKVFPHIHPLAIDLIDRMLTFDPTKRITVEEALAHPYLSRLHDTADEPVCPEPFSFEFEQQALVEEQMKDMIYQEALFFNPGYA, from the exons ATGGCTGACAATACGAGGAACTCCACCGGCGGTCAATTAAGTGATTTTCCGGCTGTTCCGACACATGGAGGTCTGTTTTTCCAACACAACATCTTCGGAAATCTCTTTGAGATCACAGCGAAGTACCGGCCTCCGATCATGCCGATCGGTCGTGGCGCATACGGGATCGTCTG CTCGGTGTTGAATTCGGAGACGAATGAAATGGTAGCAATCAAGAAAATAGCGAACGCCTTCGATAATCACATGGATGCGAAGCGTACGCTTCGGGAGATTAAGCTTCTTCGCCATTTGGATCACGAAAAC GTTATAGGTATAAGAGATGTAGTCCCTCCTCCTTTAAGGAGAGAATTTTCTGATGTCTACATTGCCACGGAACTCATGGACACTGATCTGCACCAAATAATTCGCTCCAACCAAGGTTTATCAGAGGAGCACTGTCAA TACTTCTTGTACCAGATACTTCGTGGACTGAAATATATACACTCCGCAAATGTGATTCATAGAGATTTGAAGCCCAGCAACCTCTTGCTGAATGCGAATTGTGATCTAAAAATTTGTGATTTTGGTCTTGCTCGTCCAACTGCAGAGAATGAGTTCATGACGGAATATGTTGTTACGAGATGGTACAGGGCACCTGAACTACTGCTGAATTCTTCAGATTACACTGCTGCAATTGATGTCTGGTCTGTGGGTTGCATTTTTATGGAGCTTATGAACAGAAGGCCTTTATTTGCGGGTAAAGACCATGTGCATCAAATGCGCTTATTGACAGAG CTTCTTGGCACACCCACTGAGTCTGATCTTGGGTTTGTTCGGAATGATGATGCAAGAAGATATATCATGCAACTCCCCCAACATCCCCGCCAGCCGTTAGTAAAGGTTTTCCCACATATTCATCCACTGGCCATTGATCTCATTGATAGAATGTTGACATTTGATCCGACTAAAAGAATTACTG TTGAAGAAGCATTAGCCCATCCTTACCTTTCAAGATTACATGATACAGCTGATGAACCAGTTTGCCCAGAGCcattttcctttgaatttgAGCAACAAGCTCTGGTAGAAGAACAGATGAAGGATATGATTTACCAGGAGGCTTTATTTTTCAATCCAGGTTACGCTTAA